A single genomic interval of Hemibagrus wyckioides isolate EC202008001 linkage group LG13, SWU_Hwy_1.0, whole genome shotgun sequence harbors:
- the LOC131363610 gene encoding serine/threonine-protein kinase pim-1-like: MFKYFHALKLAEIGLSDQALEYCEGIAKSIFTMPRHTSSSLIQSVIKLSYDLLQEKAQETEWLLKLCRLLRDVHVIPPAVFIKLEPPSSSQEFQEELDSRYIVGELLGKGAHSAVYAGVRKADGRQVALKYVTKKVKESFPGTKPREVELMEIVSKQPRCENVVELLECLDVSTSFVLVLERPSPCIDLQTFCRMQRNNRLSEDVAREIMRQVVQAVGHCIAHGVFHGDIHSKNILVNPDTLEVKLIDFGYSDLVSKGGRTGYISCIWSLGLILAQMIIGNVHVASSNQLLEKCSQFVSPECCQLLSMCLKNPMETPAFDEIPNHSWFRQKPSSSQAPEDPGSSN, from the exons ATGTTCAAGTACTTTCACGCACTCAAGCTAGCAGAGATTGGACTTTCTGATCAAGCACTGGAGTACTGTGAAGGAATCGCTAAAAGCATCTTCACAATGCCTCGGCACACCAGCAGCTCCTTGATTCAAAGTGTTATAAAG CTTTCTTATGATCTGCTTCAAGAGAAGGCACAAGAAACCGAGTGGCTGCTGAAACTTTGCCGGCTGCTCAGAGATGTCCATGTGATTCCTCctgctgtttttattaaacTGGAGCCGCCCAGCTCCTCTCAGGAGTTCCAAG aggAATTAGATTCACGGTACATTGTGGGAGAGCTTTTGGGAAAAGGAGCCCACAGCGCCGTTTATGCTGGAGTGCGTAAGGCAGACGGGAGACAG GTTGCCTTGAAATATGTGACCAAAAAGGTCAAAGAGTCATTC CCTGGAACAAAGCCTCGGGAGGTGGAGTTAATGGAGATAGTGTCCAAGCAGCCTCGCTGTGAGAATGTGGTGGAGCTGCTGGAATGTCTCGATGTGTCCACTTCTTTTGTCTTGGTGCTGGAGCGACCCAGCCCCTGCATAGACCTCCAGACGTTCTGCAGAATGCAGAGAAATAATCGTCTCTCGGAAGATGTGGCTCGAGAGATCATGCGGCAGGTGGTTCAAGCTGTTGGTCACTGCATTGCCCATGGAGTTTTCCATGGCGACATCCATTCCAAGAATATTCTGGTGAATCCGGACACGCTGGAAGTGAAGTTGATAGACTTTGGCTACAGCGATTTGGTGTCAAAAGGCGGCAGGACGG gATATATTTCTTGCATCTGGAGTCTGGGTTTAATCCTGGCTCAAATGATCATTGGAAACGTTCACGTTGCATCTTCAAATCAGTTGCTTGAGAAGTGTTCACAGTTTGTTTCTCCAG AGTGCTGCCAGCTGTTATCAATGTGTCTGAAAAACCCCATGGAGACTCCAGCGTTCGATGAAATCCCGAACCACAGCTGGTTTAGACAGAAACCGTCCAG ttCACAGGCTCCTGAAGACCCTGGATCTTCTAACTGA
- the LOC131363609 gene encoding uncharacterized protein LOC131363609, whose translation MIATILLRNNLTRQLGRVMNQERWCVPLARLLHTVPAENERRKAVVKKEVDFGVRCFNAGNIYAPRQFGLVGNQWLFKQGSVLNNSLSLTSRIGQPCFQNCKSVVKTSFVREYCTPQDGKGPNEKKVPFPGPLMSDKIQKDDLIRFIQGKSQECFQQLNDPDQQTFYFFWLIMELFYKRNGRVMMAEIAPVIFKGYRDVRRKLGSAKDLTDWCIPLARLLCSRATEEEKRKAIVKMGDDFVSRGWAFAGHICYVVARMELGLRDTFDLIGYNLLHVYQSAPQDVMERTEVYEHAMSLTSGIGQPHFQPFKYLYALKLAKDGLSDQALEYCEGIAKSIFTMPRHVSSYLIENIIKLSHNLLQKKAEETEWLLTLCRLHKAGRVPRPNDSVDPEQPSSSEKFQESGSRYSVGDLLWKRIFCTVYAETDEADKRPNCKSEAKTSFEHEDCTLQDEKGLNEKKLPFHGSLMSDKIQKDDLIRFIQGKSQECFQQLNDPDQQKLYFFWLIMELFYKRNGRVMMAEIAPVIFKGYRDVRRKYPVD comes from the exons ATGATTGCTACAATTCTCTTAAGGAACAACTTGACGAGACAG CTCGGACGTGTTATGAACCAGGAGCGCTGGTGTGTTCCTCTGGCCAGACTTTTACACACCGTCCCCGCTGAGAATGAACGGCGCAAAGCCGTTGTTAAAAAGGAAGTCGATTTCG GTGTCAGATGTTTCAATGCAGGGAATATCTATGCACCCAGACAATTCGGCCTGGTTGGAAATCAATg GTTATTCAAACAAGGGTCAGTCCTAAATAACTCATTGTCTCTGACCTCACGGATCGGCCAGCCATGCTTTCAG AATTGCAAAAGCGTGGTGAAGACATCGTTTGTACGTGAATATTGTACACCTCAAGATGGAAAAGGACCTAATGAGAAGAAGGTACCATTTCCTGGTCCTCTGATGAG TGATAAGATACAGAAGGACGACCTGATCAGGTTTATTCAGGGGAAAAGTCAGGAGTGTTTCCAACAGCTGAATGACCCTGATCAACAGACCTTCTATTTCTTCTGGCTGATTATGGAACTCTTCTATAAACGAAATGGA aGAGTGATGATGGCTGAAATCGCCCCAGTCATCTTCAAGGGCTACAGGGATGTGAGGAGAAAG CTCGGATCGGCTAAGGACCTGACAGACTGGTGTATTCCTCTGGCACGTCTTTTATGCTCCAGGGCTACAGAAGAGGAAAAGCGAAAAGCCATTGTTAAAATGGGAGATGATTTCG TTTCCAGAGGATGGGCCTTTGCAGGACACATCTGCTATGTGGTGGCACGCATGGAGCTGGGATTACGTGATACATTTGACCTGATCGGATATAATCt GTTACACGTATATCAGTCAGCCCCACAGGATGTGATGGAGAGAACTGAGGTCTATGAGCATGCAATGTCTCTGACCTCAGGGATCGGCCAGCCACACTTCCAG CCATTCAAGTACCTTTACGCCCTCAAGCTAGCCAAGGACGGACTTTCTGATCAAGCACTCGAGTACTGTGAAGGAATCGCTAAAAGCATCTTCACAATGCCTCGGCACGTCAGCAGCTATTTAATTGAAAACATTATAAAG CTTTCTCATAATTTGCTTCAAAAGAAGGCAGAAGAAACCGAGTGGCTGCTGACACTTTGCCGGCTGCACAAAGCAGGTCGTGTACCTCGTCCTAACGATTCTGTTGACCCGGAGCAGCCCAGCTCGTCTGAGAAATTCCAAG agtCAGGTTCACGGTACAGTGTAGGAGATCTGTTGTGGAAAAGAATCTTCTGCACCGTCTACGCTGAAACAGATGAGGCAGATAAGAGACCG AATTGCAAAAGCGAAGCAAAGACATCATTTGAGCATGAAGATTGTACACTTCAGGATGAAAAAGGACTGAATGAGAAGAAGCTACCATTTCATGGCTCTctgatgag TGATAAGATACAGAAGGACGACCTGATCAGGTTTATTCAGGGGAAAAGTCAGGAGTGTTTCCAACAGCTGAATGACCCTGATCAACAGAAATTGTATTTCTTCTGGCTGATTATGGAACTCTTCTATAAACGAAATGGA aGAGTGATGATGGCTGAAATCGCCCCAGTCATCTTCAAGGGCTACAGGGATGTGAGGAGAAAG TATCCTGTGGACTAA